CTgtctgaatctcttgtcgcagtatgaacacttgtaaggtttctctccagtgtgaatcctcacaTGTTGTCTCAGATTTCCTCCAccactgaatctcttgtcgcagtatGAACAAATgtagggtttctctccagtgtgaaccctCTCATGTTGTCTCAGAAGTCCTGAATCACTGAATCTCTtatcacagtgtgaacacttgtaaggtttctctccagtgtgaatcctgaCATGTTGTCTCAGATTTCCTCCAtcactgaatctcttgtcgcagtgtgaacacttgtaaggtttctctccagtgtgagtcctctcatgtTGTCTCAGTTGTCCTAAACGCCTGAATCTCTTCTCACAGtatgaacacttgtaaggtttctctccagtgtgaatcctcgcATGTGTTTTCATATGTGCAAGCTGACTGAATCTCTTATTGCACAGTGAACAAATgtaaggcttctctccagtgtgaattctcttaTGTATTTTCAAACTTTCAGCTGTACAAAAGGttttctcacactcaaagcacttgTACTCTCCCACAccggtgtggatcttctgatgatTTCTTAAACTACGTTGATGTCTGAAACTCTTTTCACACACAGAACACGGATAAAGCTTCTCCTTTGTATGAACACTAAGGTGGTTCTTCAGCTCTGAATccctcaaaaatgttttgccacactgatcacacttgtgtgttttctctccagtgtggatcagcatGTGATTATTAAGGGTTGATGATgctctgaaactcttcccaca
This portion of the Danio rerio strain Tuebingen ecotype United States chromosome 3, GRCz12tu, whole genome shotgun sequence genome encodes:
- the znf1001 gene encoding zinc finger protein 1001 translates to MRIHTGEKPFTCTQCGKSFRASSTLNNHMLIHTGEKTHKCDQCGKTFLRDSELKNHLSVHTKEKLYPCSVCEKSFRHQRSLRNHQKIHTGVGEYKCFECEKTFCTAESLKIHKRIHTGEKPYICSLCNKRFSQLAHMKTHARIHTGEKPYKCSYCEKRFRRLGQLRQHERTHTGEKPYKCSHCDKRFSDGGNLRQHVRIHTGEKPYKCSHCDKRFSDSGLLRQHERVHTGEKPYICSYCDKRFSGGGNLRQHVRIHTGEKPYKCSYCDKRFRQLGGLKIHERIHTREKVARASK
- the znf1001 gene encoding zinc finger protein 1001 isoform X1, encoding MEDTHRHEKISQKTDSLKRKDKERVTCTQCGKSLTNKQSLGKHMRIHTGEKPFTCTQCGKSFRASSTLNNHMLIHTGEKTHKCDQCGKTFLRDSELKNHLSVHTKEKLYPCSVCEKSFRHQRSLRNHQKIHTGVGEYKCFECEKTFCTAESLKIHKRIHTGEKPYICSLCNKRFSQLAHMKTHARIHTGEKPYKCSYCEKRFRRLGQLRQHERTHTGEKPYKCSHCDKRFSDGGNLRQHVRIHTGEKPYKCSHCDKRFSDSGLLRQHERVHTGEKPYICSYCDKRFSGGGNLRQHVRIHTGEKPYKCSYCDKRFRQLGGLKIHERIHTREKVARASKSLQIHMQVYYKRMVRQAAVDTGANGCIQANPGSWSYNRRRVKGQAADRNKQ
- the znf1001 gene encoding zinc finger protein 1001 isoform X3; this translates as MEDTHRHEKISQKTDSLKRKDKERVTCTQCGKSLTNKQSLGKHMRIHTGEKPFTCTQCGKSFRASSTLNNHMLIHTGEKTHKCDQCGKTFLRDSELKNHLSVHTKEKLYPCSVCEKSFRHQRSLRNHQKIHTGVGEYKCFECEKTFCTAESLKIHKRIHTGEKPYICSLCNKRFSQLAHMKTHARIHTGEKPYKCSYCEKRFRRLGQLRQHERTHTGEKPYKCSHCDKRFSDGGNLRQHVRIHTGEKPYKCSHCDKRFSDSGLLRQHERVHTGEKPYICSYCDKRFSGGGNLRQHVIADPHAGLLQENGQASSGRHRSKRMYTGKSRVVVIQQAEGQRAGSRQE